Proteins co-encoded in one Sulfurimonas sp. HSL1-2 genomic window:
- a CDS encoding helix-turn-helix transcriptional regulator: protein MELSDLFNILHNAVEAQSNGKKITQKEMASLLGVSMRTYQDWRLGNAKPQAAKAVMQMLGRLEDDDIIRVVRKINRMEEAS, encoded by the coding sequence ATGGAACTCTCCGATCTTTTCAATATTCTGCACAACGCGGTGGAAGCCCAGAGCAACGGCAAGAAGATCACCCAGAAAGAGATGGCGTCGCTGCTCGGGGTTTCCATGCGAACCTATCAGGACTGGCGCCTGGGAAACGCGAAGCCGCAGGCGGCCAAAGCGGTCATGCAGATGCTGGGGAGGCTCGAAGACGACGACATCATCAGGGTCGTCCGGAAAATCAACCGAATGGAGGAAGCGTCATGA
- a CDS encoding HU family DNA-binding protein, with amino-acid sequence MNKAQFVELVQKHGDYKTKAEAEAAIKAFTDAVTDALVAKEDVTLVGFGSFTSALQKGKSGTVPGTDKSYTTADKMVPKFKAGKGLKDRVAEGK; translated from the coding sequence ATGAACAAAGCACAGTTTGTCGAACTGGTTCAGAAGCACGGTGACTACAAAACAAAAGCAGAAGCAGAAGCTGCAATCAAAGCCTTTACAGATGCGGTAACAGATGCACTCGTAGCGAAAGAAGATGTCACACTTGTTGGCTTCGGTAGCTTTACATCTGCCCTGCAAAAAGGCAAAAGCGGTACAGTACCGGGTACGGACAAGAGCTATACTACAGCGGACAAAATGGTTCCGAAGTTCAAAGCAGGAAAAGGTCTCAAAGACCGCGTTGCCGAAGGCAAATAA
- the msrB gene encoding peptide-methionine (R)-S-oxide reductase MsrB — MEKVTKTEQEWRAQLSPEAYHVCREHGTEAPFSGKFYQHKGDGVYRCVCCDAPLFTSDTKFDSGTGWPSYFEPYSDEALVEIKDTSFGMVRIEVRCARCDAHLGHVFPDGPEPTGLRYCINSVCLTFDEA, encoded by the coding sequence ATGGAAAAAGTGACCAAAACCGAACAGGAGTGGCGTGCGCAGCTCTCGCCCGAAGCCTACCACGTCTGCCGCGAGCACGGTACGGAAGCCCCCTTCAGCGGGAAGTTCTATCAGCACAAGGGCGACGGGGTCTACCGCTGCGTCTGCTGTGATGCGCCGCTGTTTACGTCGGACACGAAGTTCGATTCTGGGACAGGGTGGCCGAGCTACTTCGAGCCCTACAGTGATGAGGCGCTGGTGGAGATCAAAGATACGAGTTTCGGGATGGTGAGAATAGAAGTACGGTGTGCGCGCTGCGACGCCCACCTGGGGCATGTCTTTCCCGACGGTCCGGAACCGACGGGGCTGCGCTACTGCATCAACTCCGTCTGCCTGACCTTCGACGA